In Saccharomyces eubayanus strain FM1318 chromosome XV, whole genome shotgun sequence, a single window of DNA contains:
- the HST1 gene encoding histone deacetylase HST1, which produces MTMMKRPLEEDSDHNETKKLKPRAAYPSILGKDKATGKFIFPAISKDDVMNARLFLKNNDLKTFLEFFLPAEVNSIYIYFMIKLLGFDVKDKELFMALNSNITSTKERKINGIATLPHVDIDNKDGLTDPLEKKHAVKLIKDLQKAINKVLSTRLRLPNFTTIDNLTATLHNAKKILVLTGAGVSTSLGIPDFRSSEGFYSKIRHLGLEDPQDVFNLDIFLQDPSVFYNIAHMVLPPENMYSPLHSFIKMLQDKGKLLRNYTQNIDNLESYAGIDPDKLVQCHGSFATASCVTCHWQIPGERIFSNIRNLELPLCPYCYQKRKQYFPLTNGNNTMPNTNSSSPILKSYGVLKPDMTFFGEALPSRFHKTIREDILECDLLICIGTSLKVAPVSEIVNMVPSHVPQILINRDMVTHAEFDLNLLGFCDDVASLVAKKCHWDIPHKKWQDLRKIDYNCMELDKGTYEIEKQPRKKNEPK; this is translated from the coding sequence atgacgatgatgaaaagacCTCTAGAGGAAGACTCGGACCATAATGAAACCAAGAAACTGAAACCAAGAGCGGCATACCCTTCCATCCTTGGGAAAGATAAAGCAACAGGCAAGTTCATATTCCCCGCGATCAGCAAAGACGACGTAATGAACGCAAGACtgtttctgaaaaataatgatttgaaaacgTTTTTGGAGTTTTTCCTGCCAGCGGAAGTCAACTCGATCTACATTTATTTCATGATCAAGTTGTTAGGGTTCGATGtcaaagacaaagaacTTTTCATGGCGTTGAATTCCAACATCACCTCTACCAAAGAGCGCAAGATCAATGGGATAGCGACATTACCACACGTGGATATTGACAATAAAGACGGGTTGACAGACCCCCTTGAGAAAAAACATGCCGTGAAATTAATCAAAGACTTACAAAAAGCCATAAATAAAGTCCTTAGCACCAGGCTTCGATTACCCAATTTCACCACGATCGATAACCTCACCGCCACTTTGCATaatgcaaagaaaatcctGGTTTTAACCGGTGCTGGGGTTTCGACCTCCTTGGGGATTCCAGATTTCAGGTCTTCTGAAGGTTTTTACTCCAAGATCAGACATCTCGGGCTGGAAGATCCGCAAGACGTTTTCAACCTggatatatttttacaagaCCCCTCAGTTTTCTACAATATTGCCCACATGGTTTTGCCCCCGGAAAACATGTACTCCCCGTTACACAGTTTTATTAAAATGTTGCAAGATAAAGGCAAGCTACTAAGAAACTACACACAGAATATTGATAACTTGGAATCGTACGCAGGCATTGATCCTGATAAATTGGTGCAATGCCATGGTTCATTTGCCACCGCATCTTGCGTGACCTGCCATTGGCAAATCCCAGGTGAAAGGATATTTAGCAATATTAGAAATCTAGAATTACCACTGTGTCCGTACTGCTACCAGAAGAGAAAACAGTATTTCCCTCTTACAAACGGCAATAACACGATGCCAAATACCAATTCCAGTTCACCCATTTTGAAGTCTTATGGTGTTTTGAAACCAGACATGACATTCTTTGGTGAAGCCCTGCCATCCAGATTTCACAAGACCATTCGTGAAGATATACTGGAATGTGATTTATTGATTTGCATAGGTACCAGTTTGAAAGTGGCTCCAGTCTCTGAAATCGTAAATATGGTACCTTCACACGTACCTCAAATTTTAATTAATAGAGATATGGTCACCCATGCGGAATTTGATTTGAACCTGTTAGGGTTCTGCGATGATGTAGCCAGTCTAGTAGCCAAGAAATGCCATTGGGACATACCACACAAAAAATGGCAAGATTTAAGGAAAATCGATTACAACTGTATGGAACTAGATAAAGGTACATATgagattgaaaaacaaccacgaaaaaaaaatg
- the RTG1 gene encoding Rtg1p, which translates to MSSIPVGADPGSCGANFKNDRKRRDKINDRIQELLSIIPRDFFRDYYGNSGSNDTLSESTPGALGLSSKTKGTGTKDGKPNKGQILTQTVEYISHLQSQVDLQNREEVELMMKVSQLAKQTGTIVNDINLENTSAEVALSRIGVGPLAATSSSSNDDSAKPPAKKLSSFEYGGYGEYSDGT; encoded by the coding sequence ATGAGCAGCATCCCAGTCGGCGCAGATCCCGGATCGTGCGGTGCCAATTTCAAGAACGACCGTAAACGTCGGGACAAGATCAACGACCGCATCCAAGAGTTACTAAGCATCATACCGAGGGACTTCTTCAGGGACTACTACGGAAACTCCGGCAGCAACGATACGCTGAGCGAGTCCACGCCGGGGGCTCTTGGACTATCCAGTAAGACCAAGGGAACGGGAACCAAGGACGGCAAACCAAACAAGGGCCAGATCCTCACACAGACGGTGGAGTACATCTCGCACCTGCAGAGCCAGGTAGACCTGCAAAACCGAGAGGAGGTGGAACTGATGATGAAGGTTTCGCAGCTGGCCAAGCAGACGGGCACCATCGTCAACGACATTAACCTGGAGAACACCAGCGCTGAAGTCGCACTGTCCAGGATCGGCGTAGGGCCCCTGGCCGCGACCTCCTCCTCTTCGAACGACGACTCGGCAAAGCCCCCAGCCAAGAAACTGAGCTCATTTGAGTACGGAGGGTACGGTGAGTATAGCGATGGCACTTAG
- the RIB2 gene encoding bifunctional DRAP deaminase/tRNA pseudouridine synthase RIB2, which translates to MSSNDGAGNEFNTLLNKEIETAKELRQRRDANRNSSKNETSTKIKDASGFRLRIIETDGRKNRKIDPEYEVMIDGPLRKIVPYFFTYKTFCKERWRDRNLLDVFVSEFRDREPSYYAKTIAEGKVYLNDEPANLETIIRDGDLITHKVHRHEPPVTSKPIDIVFEDKDILVIDKPSSIPVHPTGRYRFNTITKMLEKQLQCSVHPCNRLDKPTSGLMFLAKTPQGADKMGDQLKAREVTKEYVARVKGEFPVGEVEVDKPVRSINPKVALNAVCEMGDENAKHAKTVFHRVSYDGQTSIVKCKPLTGRTHQIRVHLQYLGFPIANDPIYSNLDIWGPELGRGGLKNYDEIVLKLDAIGKNKPAESWIHPHSKGEYLLGRQCEECEAEMYTDPGTNDLDLWLHAFRYESLERDPETQKPLWSYKTKYPEWALEPHRQYMEMAVKEADKCGPTKTAFSVGAVLVHGDQVLSTGYSRELPGNTHAEQCALIKYSQAHPDCPSVVPVGTLLYTTMEPCSFRLSGNEPCCDRILATNGAIGTVFVGVMEPDTFVKDNTSLNKLESHGVDYIQIPGYEQECTTIAFKGHNDV; encoded by the coding sequence ATGAGTTCTAATGATGGAGCAGGTAACGAGTTCAATACCTTATTAAACAAAGAAATCGAAACTGCGAAGGAATTGAGGCAAAGAAGGGATGCGAACAGAAATAGTAGCAAGAATGAGACCAGcaccaaaatcaaagatgCCAGTGGATTCAGATTACGAATCATCGAAACCGATGGACGAAAGAATAGAAAGATAGATCCAGAATATGAAGTGATGATTGATGGGCCCTTAAGAAAGATCGTGCCTTATTTCTTCACTTACAAGACGTTCTGTAAGGAAAGATGGAGGGATCGTAACTTACTGGATGTGTTCGTGAGTGAATTTAGGGACAGGGAGCCCAGTTATTATGCCAAAACGATTGCAGAAGGGAAAGTGTACTTAAACGATGAACCTGCGAATCTGGAAACCATCATTCGCGATGGTGATTTGATCACGCATAAAGTACATCGCCACGAACCACCGGTCACCTCCAAACCCATAGATATTGTGTTTGAAGACAAAGACATACTCGTCATAGACAAGCCCAGCAGTATCCCCGTGCATCCAACGGGTAGATACAGATTTAATACTATTACGAAGATGCTCGAAAAGCAGTTACAGTGTTCAGTACATCCTTGCAATCGCTTAGACAAGCCCACCAGCGGGCTAATGTTTTTGGCCAAGACTCCACAAGGTGCAGATAAAATGGGAGATCAACTGAAGGCCAGGGAAGTCACCAAAGAATATGTGGCCCGTGTGAAGGGCGAGTTCCCCGTGGGTGAGGTAGAGGTGGACAAGCCCGTTAGATCCATCAATCCCAAAGTTGCACTGAATGCTGTTTGTGAAATGGGTGACGAGAACGCCAAGCATGCAAAAACTGTTTTCCATAGAGTTAGCTATGATGGCCAGACGAGTATTGTAAAATGCAAGCCGCTGACGGGTAGAACACATCAAATCAGAGTTCACTTGCAGTATTTGGGATTCCCCATAGCTAACGATCCGATATACTCGAACCTGGATATCTGGGGCCCGGAACTTGGTCGTGGTGGGCTCAAGAACTATGACGAAATTGTCCTGAAGCTGGACGCTATTGGCAAGAACAAACCCGCAGAGAGCTGGATCCATCCGCACAGCAAGGGAGAATACCTGCTGGGCCGTCAATGTGAAGAATGCGAGGCCGAAATGTACACGGACCCCGGTACTAACGACCTGGACCTCTGGCTGCATGCCTTCCGGTATGAGTCCCTGGAGAGGGACCCGGAAACACAGAAACCGCTTTGGAGCTACAAGACCAAGTACCCAGAATGGGCCCTGGAGCCTCATCGCCAATACATGGAGATGGCCGTTAAAGAGGCTGACAAGTGCGGGCCAACAAAGACTGCGTTCAGCGTTGGTGCCGTTCTTGTCCATGGGGACCAAGTCCTCTCCACGGGCTACTCGAGGGAGCTGCCAGGAAACACTCATGCAGAGCAATGTGCCCTGATCAAATACTCCCAAGCGCATCCGGACTGCCCCAGCGTAGTTCCCGTGGGGACATTGCTCTACACGACGATGGAGCCGTGCTCCTTCAGGCTCAGTGGCAACGAGCCATGCTGTGATAGGATCCTAGCCACCAACGGAGCCATTGGCACTGTCTTCGTGGGCGTCATGGAGCCGGACACGTTCGTCAAGGACAACACCAGTCTGAACAAACTGGAGTCGCACGGCGTGGACTACATCCAGATCCCAGGCTACGAGCAAGAATGTACCACCATCGCCTTCAAGGGCCACAACGACGTCTAG
- the INP54 gene encoding phosphoinositide 5-phosphatase INP54: MSTHDWKVSVTTFNCGKEFPVENSKAIVKQLLFPYDDGISQLELQDIYVLGFQELVPIWQGSFPAVNRDLIDKITATAIDCLNEKVIGIRGGEQYSCLGVNSLGAITMIILYNNNKLKVREDVLKRNGKCGWFSTHLKGGTLISFNMKHNGDENWERFSFICVHLNANEGANNRNQRINDYKRIMSEVCDSAIVKSDHFFFLGDLNFRVTSAYDSATDYSSATTLRRLLENNDELNLLRKKEDEPLCRGFHELEIKFPPTFKFKVFEKETYNTKRIPSWCDRILYKTYATPRLEQGGTYHSVPRSNALIFSDHQPVNLTVKLPRSTGVTEPSLLPIERYRLGWSSNLVGKIGDVVIGYCGWLITKNAHYWILGSVLLYLLIRIL; encoded by the coding sequence ATGAGCACACACGATTGGAAGGTATCGGTAACTACATTCAATTGTGGTAAAGAGTTCCCTGttgaaaattcaaaagctATCGTTAAGCAATTGCTTTTCCCCTACGATGATGGCATTTCACAGTTAGAACTGCAGGATATTTACGTTTTGGGGTTCCAAGAACTAGTGCCAATATGGCAAGGTTCGTTCCCCGCTGTTAACCGTGATTTAATTGACAAGATCACGGCCACTGCAATTGATTGTTTAAATGAGAAAGTTATAGGTATCCGGGGGGGTGAACAGTATTCGTGTTTAGGGGTGAATAGCCTTGGAGCCATCACCATGATAATCCTatacaacaataataagcTGAAGGTGAGAGAAGATGTTTTGAAGAGAAACGGCAAGTGTGGTTGGTTTAGTACACATTTGAAAGGTGGTACTTTGATTAGCTTTAACATGAAACACAATGGCGATGAAAATTGGGAAAGATTTAGCTTTATTTGTGTTCATTTAAATGCGAACGAAGGTGCAAATAATAGGAACCAGAGAATAAATGACTACAAACGGATCATGAGCGAAGTGTGCGATTCCGCAATTGTTAAGAGTGaccacttcttcttcttaggtgatttgaattttagaGTTACTAGTGCTTATGATTCAGCCACTGATTACTCTTCTGCGACAACATTGAGGCGCCTATTGGAAAACAACGACGAGTTGAATCTGCTACGTAAGAAAGAGGATGAACCGTTGTGTAGGGGCTTTCACGAATTGGAGATAAAGTTCCCACCGACTTTCAAGTTTAAAGTGTTCGAAAAGGAAACGTATAACACTAAAAGAATCCCATCATGGTGTGACCGAATTCTATATAAAACGTATGCGACACCTAGGTTAGAACAAGGAGGTACATATCATTCTGTACCAAGATCCAATGCTCTGATATTTAGCGATCATCAGCCTGTCAATCTTACGGTGAAATTACCGAGGTCTACTGGGGTAACAGAACCTTCATTGTTACCCATCGAAAGGTATCGTTTGGGATGGAGTTCTAATCTAGTTGGAAAAATTGGCGATGTTGTCATTGGATACTGTGGTTGGCTAATAACTAAGAACGCACATTATTGGATATTGGGTTCTGTATTGCTATATCTACTGATAAGAATCCTCTAG
- the MET22 gene encoding 3'(2'),5'-bisphosphate nucleotidase, producing MVFEKELLVATQAVRKASLLTKRIQSEVISHKDSTTITKSDNSPVTTGDYAAQTIIINAIKSNFPEDKVVGEESSDGLSDSFVSGILNEINANDVVYNKEYKQRDFQFTNDQFPLKSIKDVRQIIDFGNYAGGRKGRFWCLDPIDGTKGFLRGEQFAVCLALIVDGVVQLGCIGCPNMVLSSYGSQDLKGHESFGYIFRAVKGLGAFYSPSSDAESWTKIHVRHLKDTKDMITLEGVEKGHSSHDEQSAIKSKLNISQSLHLDSQAKYCLLALGLADVYLRLPIKLSYQEKIWDHAAGNVIVHEAGGIHTDAMENVPLDFGNGRTLATKGVIASSGPRELHDLVVSTSSAVIQSRKA from the coding sequence ATGGTgtttgaaaaggaattatTAGTTGCAACTCAGGCAGTGCGCAAGGCGTCTTTATTGACCAAGAGAATTCAATCTGAAGTAATTTCTCATAAAGATTCTACTACCATCACCAAGAGTGACAATTCTCCAGTGACTACAGGCGATTATGCGGCACAGACAATTATTATCAACGCCATCAAGAGCAATTTCCCGGAAGACAAGGTGGTGGGTGAAGAATCCTCGGATGGGTTGAGTGATTCGTTTGTGTCAGGAATCCTGAATGAAATAAATGCCAATGACGTCGTCTACAATAAAGAATACAAACAGCGTGATTTCCAGTTCACTAATGACCAGTTCCCGCTAAAGTCTATCAAGGATGTCAGACAAATCATTGATTTCGGCAACTACGCAGGTGGCAGAAAGGGCAGGTTTTGGTGTTTGGACCCCATTGATGGGACCAAGGGGTTTTTGAGAGGCGAACAGTTTGCAGTATGCTTAGCATTAATTGTTGATGGTGTTGTCCAACTTGGCTGTATTGGGTGCCCCAACATGGTCTTGAGCTCTTATGGAAGCCAGGATTTGAAGGGCCACGAATCATTTGGTTACATCTTCCGTGCTGTCAAAGGTTTAGGTGCCTTCTACTCTCCATCTTCAGATGCTGAGTCATGGACCAAAATCCACGTTAGACATTTGAAAGACACCAAAGACATGATTACTTTGGAAGGTGTGGAAAAGGGACACTCTTCACATGATGAACAGTCTGCTATCAAAAGTAAGTTAAACATTTCCCAGTCTTTGCATTTGGATTCGCAAGCCAAGTACTGTTTATTAGCCTTGGGCTTGGCTGACGTATACTTGCGTTTGCCCATCAAGCTTTcttaccaagaaaaaatctgGGACCATGCTGCAGGCAACGTTATTGTCCACGAAGCTGGTGGTATCCATACAGACGCTATGGAGAATGTTCCCTTGGACTTCGGTAATGGTAGAACCCTGGCTACTAAGGGTGTTATAGCGTCAAGTGGGCCACGTGAGTTGCACGACTTGGTTGTATCTACATCGAGTGCTGTTATTCAATCTAGAAAAGCGTAA
- the CRT10 gene encoding Crt10p translates to MPSQLPNETDDPFTRWLKSRPIIQRTISTRECFDSEVFLASGGWNVTNELLTLKKYYQLKWPNSSGCTFHPKTIELIEERLRSLEEHDSSCKIPNTSYSYKKTFLEDTKSALSNLEPVWGPPRLLNPAELLLPQDEKLFVQEIPLKFEPFQYTNRFAYGGLQFKNNLFVTYGSYSFLAAGQSIEVHNFDVLLNASSLEICHALLPVVMPDDEGVRNSRNSSYVKFKDAQFNDIPMLSSVNFLKICNLMHQDFLLACGDNGVVYMWEIYKVIKIFNKFTSDTLAGSDNSRERYINVDPYMVLRVEDSCWSVDAIDIDGVIYIAVGHNKPGVTVFAFDKDTGKERKYIHPLDLPSSHNVPCVNFVPNSKDSNGYITLSYCSIFGNVVTVKIKEHNSSILTSFLDTQFFGDDLWTVTPLSKNDFMNVENFESLNLNYQDGFKENMLYSICRDDFLLGYYCDNTYLSGNFGIGTLLNQFQVPVTDLRLTSSEGIPDEQILLRFTSFDRNYTTTGSIKYEYSREEFALILHTSDLDDMNHTVTKSVPCEPHLRQWTFWDDFGHKHYRTTDRGFSKYKDIISTFPQMITPSGRNKSSQYQSASDRKICEPFTYKLTDLENDIEDISREFNKSVRNLRMDKRRQLQTSKEFKSLSSVNHLPIIESGNFLWYNTDAAADWRTLSGKNLKTVLKNPEICSLRLNSVEDNEVISDSENEESGNNLTSFQRRYRNTEQRANLKSDTQKSWGFHNYVRSVKRLLESVVPGSEDSPLGYQLPEMHDEFFLVTTAHRLVLMKAHPLIITSATQHDIFPLDGVVTCTSKSLLQALNRINFVCHIKELHCVAIASQLGLVSLLRLTEYRGIYSFRQEYILGWEVQDPTNPSVECRCNRNLFNAPIYGVDEENSDSYCGVCDAYFPMGDVCGLDYTYTAGDEALKRKGYATLYVASRGALRAFKITTEHGAALL, encoded by the coding sequence ATGCCTTCTCAGCTACCCAACGAAACTGACGATCCTTTTACGAGATGGCTAAAATCCCGCCCCATTATACAAAGAACTATATCGACGAGAGAGTGCTTTGATTCTGAGGTGTTCTTGGCCTCTGGTGGCTGGAATGTAACTAATGAATTGCTAACGCTAAAGAAATACTACCAGCTGAAATGGCCGAACTCAAGTGGCTGTACGTTCCACCCAAAGACTATAGAGCTCATTGAAGAACGATTGCGCAGTTTGGAGGAGCATGATTCTTCATGCAAAATCCCAAATACATCTTATTCATACAAGAAAACATTTCTGGAAGATACCAAATCTGCATTGTCCAATTTAGAACCCGTTTGGGGCCCACCAAGACTTTTGAATCCAGCAGAATTGCTGTTACCACAAGATGAGAAGTTATTCGTTCAAGAGATACCACTAAAATTCGAACCTTTCCAATACACAAACAGATTTGCATATGGTGGCCTACAGTTTAAGAACAATTTATTCGTGACTTATGGAAGTTATTCTTTCCTGGCTGCTGGTCAAAGCATTGAGGTTCATAATTTTGACGTGCTTTTAAACGCTTCCTCATTAGAGATCTGTCATGCTCTATTGCCCGTGGTAATGCCAGACGATGAAGGTGTTAGAAATTCTCGTAATTCTTCTTATgtgaaattcaaagatgCACAATTCAATGACATACCTATGTTATCCTCTGTCAATTTTCTGAAAATCTGTAACCTTATGCATCAAGACTTCTTGTTGGCATGTGGTGATAATGGGGTTGTTTACATGTGGGAGATTTACAAGGtaatcaaaatattcaataaatttACTTCAGACACCTTAGCAGGCAGCGATAACAGTCGAGAAAGGTACATAAACGTTGATCCATATATGGTGTTGAGAGTAGAGGACTCTTGTTGGAGCGTCGACGCAATCGACATAGATGGTGTAATATATATCGCTGTGGGACATAACAAGCCTGGTGTTACTGTCTTCGCCTTTGATAAGGATACCGGAAAGGAAAGGAAATACATTCATCCGCTAGACCTCCCCTCGTCTCATAACGTTCCTTGTGTTAATTTTGTCCcgaattcaaaagattcCAATGGATATATTACTTTGAGTTACTGCTCCATATTTGGGAACGTTGTTACTGTTAAGATAAAGGAACACAACTCTAGTATTCTAACGAGCTTTCTTGATACCCAATTTTTTGGCGATGATTTGTGGACAGTAACTCCACTAAgtaaaaatgattttatgaatgttgaaaattttgaatcaCTGAATCTTAACTACCAAGATGGCTTCAAGGAAAATATGTTGTATTCTATTTGCCGAGATGATTTCTTACTAGGGTATTACTGTGATAACACATATCTATCAGGGAATTTTGGAATCGGTACACTACTCAATCAATTTCAAGTTCCTGTAACAGATCTACGGCTAACTTCCTCAGAAGGAATTCCAGACGAACAAATCCTACTAAGATTCACCTCATTTGATAGAAATTATACCACCACAGGCTCAATAAAATATGAGTACAGTAGAGAGGAGTTCGCACTTATCTTACATACTAGCGATTTAGATGATATGAACCATACAGTGACAAAAAGTGTTCCTTGCGAACCACATTTACGGCAGTGGACATTTTGGGACGATTTTGGTCACAAACATTACCGTACCACGGATCGTGGGTTTTCAAAGTATAAAGATATCATCAGTACCTTTCCACAAATGATAACGCCAAGCGGAAGAAATAAATCATCACAATACCAGAGTGCTTCTGACAGGAAAATCTGCGAACCTTTTACTTATAAACTTACTGATCTAGAAAACGATATTGAAGATATTTCTAGAGAATTCAATAAAAGTGTCCGCAATCTAAGAATGgacaaaagaagacaacTGCAAACGTCAAAAGAGTTTAAATCGCTAAGCTCAGTAAACCATCTGCCCATTATTGAGTCGGGGAATTTCTTATGGTACAACACTGACGCTGCAGCTGATTGGAGAACACTTTCAGgtaaaaatttaaagacTGTTCTAAAGAACCCAGAGATATGTAGCCTTCGCCTGAACTCCGTAGAGGATAATGAGGTCATCAGCGACTCTGAGAACGAAGAATCTGGCAACAACTTAACAAGTTTCCAACGTAGATATAGGAATACTGAACAGCGTGCTAATCTCAAATCAGATACACAAAAATCCTGGGGGTTCCATAACTATGTAAGAAGCGTCAAGCGGTTATTGGAGTCAGTGGTACCGGGTTCGGAAGATTCGCCGCTTGGATACCAACTACCTGAAATGCATGACGAATTCTTCCTTGTCACTACAGCACACAGGTTAGTATTAATGAAAGCGCATCCCCTCATCATTACATCAGCGACACAGCATGACATTTTCCCTCTAGATGGTGTTGTCACATGTACCTCGAAATCGTTACTGCAGGCATTGAATAGAATAAATTTTGTATGTCACATCAAGGAACTACATTGCGTAGCCATAGCCTCACAATTGGGTCTCGTTTCATTATTAAGACTAACGGAGTATAGAGGCATATATTCGTTCAGACAGGAATATATTCTGGGTTGGGAAGTACAGGACCCCACTAATCCTAGCGTAGAGTGTAGGTGCAACAGAAATCTGTTTAACGCACCCATATACGGTGTCGACGAAGAGAATTCAGATAGCTATTGCGGAGTTTGTGATGCATACTTCCCTATGGGTGATGTTTGTGGTCTTGACTACACTTACACAGCTGGCGATGAAGCGTTGAAACGTAAAGGATATGCAACACTCTACGTAGCCTCGAGAGGCGCCTTACGGGCGTTCAAGATCACCACTGAGCATGGAGCTGCCCTATTATAG
- the APM4 gene encoding Apm4p, with product MISGVLVYSSRGELILNKFFKNSLKRSISDIFRVQVINNLDVRSPVLTLGSTTFHHIRSRRGDNLWLVTITRSNANSAAIWEFLYKLDSVMNAYRLDREEALKEEFMIVHEMLDIMLGGNGIPIDTELNSVIAQMSVKPVRNLGGLLESPDSIDMLSSSSSPGSVGGELHFPKFLKKRSSSFLGQGDSHPDFSDGNKIAWRPKGIIHKKDEVFLYVNERMNILVSRDGSILKSYVDGTIDITTHLSGTPVCRFGLNDSLGMQSEDQKNWLSQQDQHSHNDFENKNCFPKAAAGSVLLEDCKFHECVSIDKFNKNHIIEFVPPDGSMELMKYHVRDNINLPFKITPIVAHSTRDNEVDYRITLKSLFPGKLSAKDVILHIPVPPSTVDCKISVSNGNCKFVPEENAMIWRFNKFNGLTENTLSAVTVSTSDTTQLSLQQWTRPPMSLDFEVMMFSNSGLVVRYFTISSRDSKHRAVKWIKYISKSGSYEVRY from the coding sequence ATGATTAGTGGGGTGCTGGTATACTCGTCACGAGGCGAGCTAATATTGAATAAGTTCTTTAAGAACTCGTTGAAGCGGTCCATATCCGATATATTCCGTGTACAAGTGATCAACAATCTGGATGTCAGATCGCCCGTGTTGACGCTTGGTTCTACTACATTCCACCACATTCGGTCGAGGCGTGGGGACAATTTGTGGTTGGTAACTATTACGAGGAGCAACGCTAACAGTGCGGCTATCTGGGAGTTCTTATACAAGCTCGATTCCGTGATGAATGCGTACCGATTGGATAGAGAGGAGGCATTAAAGGAGGAGTTTATGATAGTGCACGAGATGCTTGATATCATGTTAGGTGGGAACGGGATTCCCATTGACACGGAATTGAACTCTGTGATAGCTCAGATGTCTGTGAAACCCGTGAGAAACTTGGGCGGATTGTTGGAGAGTCCTGATAGCATTGATATGCTGTCTTCCTCGTCGTCTCCCGGTTCCGTGGGGGGTGAATTACATTTCCCCAaatttctgaagaagagaagtAGTAGTTTCCTAGGCCAGGGTGATTCGCATCCCGACTTCTCCGATGGTAACAAGATCGCCTGGAGGCCCAAGGGAATAATACACAAGAAAGATGAAGTGTTTTTGTATGTCAATGAGAGAATGAACATACTGGTCTCTAGAGACGGAtccattttgaaatcatatGTTGACGGGACCATAGATATTACCACGCATCTGAGTGGGACCCCGGTCTGCAGATTTGGATTGAATGATTCTTTGGGAATGCAATCCGAAGACCAGAAAAACTGGCTATCACAACAGGACCAACATTCTCATAacgattttgaaaacaaaaattgtTTTCCTAAGGCTGCTGCAGGCAGTGTTTTATTGGAGGATTGTAAGTTCCACGAATGCGTGTCAATTGAtaaattcaacaaaaacCATATTATCGAATTCGTCCCACCAGACGGTTCAATGGAATTGATGAAGTACCACGTACGAGATAACATAAACTTGCCGTTCAAGATTACACCCATTGTAGCGCATTCTACAAGAGATAACGAGGTTGATTACAGGATAACCTTGAAATCACTATTCCCGGGGAAACTCTCCGCTAAGGATGTGATATTACATATCCCTGTGCCACCAAGCACCGTAGATTGTAAAATAAGCGTTTCTAATGGTAATTGTAAATTTGTCCCAGAGGAAAATGCAATGATTTGGAGATTCAACAAGTTCAATGGGTTGACGGAAAATACTTTGAGTGCGGTTACTGTATCTACAAGTGACACCACCCAATTGAGCCTGCAACAATGGACGAGACCTCCAATGTCTTTGGATTTCGAAGTGATGATGTTTAGTAATTCAGGGCTGGTCGTACGCTATTTTACTATCTCTTCCAGAGATAGTAAGCATCGTGCTGTAAAGTGGATCAAATATATATCAAAATCAGGTTCTTACGAAGTTAGATACTAA